In the Theobroma cacao cultivar B97-61/B2 chromosome 1, Criollo_cocoa_genome_V2, whole genome shotgun sequence genome, one interval contains:
- the LOC18614250 gene encoding MADS-box protein SOC1 isoform X1 produces MFLCLLDFPNFASQASYLLCFFHFFSLLLLLLPQDKKSSKFFPCLFGAEMVRGKTQMRRIENATSRQVTFSKRRNGLLKKAFELSVLCDAEVALIIFSPRGKLYEFASSSMQETIERYNRHTKDTRTKPSEQNMQLLKTEAANMVKKIELLEVSRRKLLGEGLGSCTLEELLQIEQQLERSVSSIRARKAQVFKEQIEQLKEKEKVLAAENARLCEKCGMQPWQGSKEQKENVPCDESSPSIDVETELFIGPPERRTKCFLL; encoded by the exons ATGTTTCTATGTTTATTGGATTTTCCAAATTTTGCTTCCCAGGCTTCTTACCTCCTTTGCTTCTTCCATTTCTTctcccttcttcttcttcttcttcctcaagATAAGAAAAGTTCCAAGTTCTTTCCTTGCCTATTTG GTGCGGAGATGGTGAGAGGGAAGACTCAAATGAGGCGCATAGAGAACGCCACGAGCAGGCAAGTAACCTTCTCTAAGCGGCGAAATGGATTGCTAAAGAAGGCTTTTGAGCTATCAGTTCTTTGTGATGCGGAGGTTGCTCTTATAATTTTCTCCCCAAGAGGCAAGCTTTATGAATTTGCAAGTTCTAG CATGCAGGAGACAATAGAACGTTACAACAGGCATACGAAGGATACTCGAACCAAGCCAAGTGAACAAAACATGCAG CTTCTGAAGACTGAAGCAGCAAACATGGTGAAAAAGATTGAGCTTCTTGAAGTTTCAAGACG GAAACTACTAGGGGAAGGCTTAGGGTCATGCACGCTAGAAGAATTACTGCAGATTGAACAACAGTTGGAAAGGAGCGTAAGCAGCATCAGAGCAAGAAAG GCACAAGTTTTCAAGGAACAGATAGagcaattaaaagaaaag GAAAAAGTCCTAGCAGCTGAAAACGCAAGGCTTTGTGAGAAG TGTGGTATGCAGCCGTGGCAAGGATCAAAGGAGCAGAAAGAGAATGTTCCCTGTGATGAAAGCAGTCCAAGCATAGACGTGGAAACCGAATTGTTCATCGGACCACCTGAAAGGAGAACAAAATGCTTCCTGCTATAG
- the LOC18614250 gene encoding MADS-box protein SOC1 isoform X2: protein MVRGKTQMRRIENATSRQVTFSKRRNGLLKKAFELSVLCDAEVALIIFSPRGKLYEFASSSMQETIERYNRHTKDTRTKPSEQNMQLLKTEAANMVKKIELLEVSRRKLLGEGLGSCTLEELLQIEQQLERSVSSIRARKAQVFKEQIEQLKEKEKVLAAENARLCEKCGMQPWQGSKEQKENVPCDESSPSIDVETELFIGPPERRTKCFLL from the exons ATGGTGAGAGGGAAGACTCAAATGAGGCGCATAGAGAACGCCACGAGCAGGCAAGTAACCTTCTCTAAGCGGCGAAATGGATTGCTAAAGAAGGCTTTTGAGCTATCAGTTCTTTGTGATGCGGAGGTTGCTCTTATAATTTTCTCCCCAAGAGGCAAGCTTTATGAATTTGCAAGTTCTAG CATGCAGGAGACAATAGAACGTTACAACAGGCATACGAAGGATACTCGAACCAAGCCAAGTGAACAAAACATGCAG CTTCTGAAGACTGAAGCAGCAAACATGGTGAAAAAGATTGAGCTTCTTGAAGTTTCAAGACG GAAACTACTAGGGGAAGGCTTAGGGTCATGCACGCTAGAAGAATTACTGCAGATTGAACAACAGTTGGAAAGGAGCGTAAGCAGCATCAGAGCAAGAAAG GCACAAGTTTTCAAGGAACAGATAGagcaattaaaagaaaag GAAAAAGTCCTAGCAGCTGAAAACGCAAGGCTTTGTGAGAAG TGTGGTATGCAGCCGTGGCAAGGATCAAAGGAGCAGAAAGAGAATGTTCCCTGTGATGAAAGCAGTCCAAGCATAGACGTGGAAACCGAATTGTTCATCGGACCACCTGAAAGGAGAACAAAATGCTTCCTGCTATAG